Proteins encoded together in one Rhodospirillaceae bacterium window:
- a CDS encoding FMN-binding glutamate synthase family protein, whose product MAKEKKAPATEPKTKKPLSRDTSRLGNSFMFPPTVIDDIHIKSELGRYRMRGFSLFKKIPSWDDLTFLPGTLTRFVIEGYREKCETKTIIGPKCKRPLVLDIPVYVTGMSFGALSYEAKIALARGATMAGTATCSGEGGMIPDERRFSSKWFYQCIQSRYGFNPHHLQLADACEFFIGQGCKVGLGGHLMGQKVTDQVAEMRSLPAGIDQRSPARHPDWLGPDDLALKIQEIREATNWEIPIQLKLGAARVYDDVRMAAKTGPDSIYIDGMEGGTGAGPHIATEETGVPGIAAIRQARKALDDVGKTGEISLVYAGGIRNGGDVAKALALGADAVAIGHSALMALNCNKDIPEADFPKEIGCEAGYCYHCHTGRCPVGVATQDPILRKRLDPDEAAERVYNFLHCLTIEAQMMARACGKTNVHSLEPEDLAALTMEASALAQVPLAGSQHTVGRPDMTRY is encoded by the coding sequence ACACCTCGCGCCTTGGCAACAGCTTCATGTTCCCGCCGACCGTCATCGACGATATCCACATCAAGTCCGAGCTTGGCCGCTACCGCATGCGCGGCTTCTCGCTGTTCAAGAAGATCCCGAGTTGGGACGACCTCACCTTCCTGCCCGGCACCCTCACCCGCTTCGTGATCGAGGGCTACCGCGAGAAGTGCGAGACCAAGACCATCATCGGCCCGAAATGCAAGCGGCCGCTGGTGCTCGACATTCCGGTCTATGTGACGGGCATGAGCTTCGGCGCGCTGTCCTACGAGGCCAAGATCGCACTCGCCCGCGGCGCCACCATGGCCGGCACCGCGACCTGCTCCGGCGAAGGCGGCATGATCCCCGACGAGCGCCGCTTCAGCTCGAAATGGTTCTATCAGTGCATCCAGTCGCGCTACGGCTTCAACCCGCACCATCTGCAATTGGCCGATGCCTGCGAATTCTTCATCGGACAAGGCTGCAAGGTCGGTCTCGGCGGTCACTTGATGGGGCAGAAGGTGACCGACCAGGTTGCTGAAATGCGTTCGCTCCCCGCCGGTATCGACCAGCGCTCGCCGGCCCGTCATCCCGATTGGCTGGGGCCTGACGATCTCGCGCTGAAGATCCAGGAAATCCGCGAAGCCACCAATTGGGAAATTCCCATCCAGTTGAAGCTGGGTGCAGCCCGCGTCTATGACGACGTGCGCATGGCGGCAAAGACCGGCCCTGACAGCATCTATATCGACGGCATGGAGGGCGGCACCGGTGCCGGCCCGCACATCGCCACCGAGGAAACCGGCGTTCCCGGCATCGCCGCCATCCGCCAGGCTCGCAAGGCGCTCGACGATGTGGGCAAGACCGGCGAGATCAGCCTTGTCTATGCCGGCGGCATCCGCAACGGCGGCGACGTCGCAAAAGCCCTGGCACTCGGCGCCGATGCGGTCGCCATCGGTCACTCGGCCCTCATGGCCTTGAACTGCAACAAGGACATTCCCGAAGCCGACTTCCCCAAGGAGATCGGTTGCGAGGCCGGCTATTGCTATCACTGCCATACCGGCCGCTGCCCGGTTGGCGTCGCGACCCAGGACCCGATCTTGCGCAAGCGGTTGGATCCGGATGAAGCGGCGGAGCGGGTCTATAACTTCCTGCACTGCCTCACCATCGAAGCGCAGATGATGGCGCGTGCCTGCGGCAAGACCAATGTGCATTCCCTGGAGCCCGAGGATCTCGCGGCTCTCACCATGGAAGCCTCGGCCTTGGCCCAGGTCCCGCTCGCCGGTTCGCAACACACGGTCGGCCGTCCCGACATGACCCGTTACTAA